One Phaseolus vulgaris cultivar G19833 chromosome 11, P. vulgaris v2.0, whole genome shotgun sequence genomic window carries:
- the LOC137823877 gene encoding inactive protein RESTRICTED TEV MOVEMENT 2-like: MEMQSNITLRICQPKLETKETPESHSLLVHLPGYAEDDIGAQFEYDYRRVRVFGGRSLGDNRSIRFNIVYAVPMNCDVNKLKGVFQGEIYSIIMPKVTISSENGEMETCEEPKSIIESQMQANEALTSPKATSDFVPQKGEEGISQNAKNQREVNFESSERKRVNGKERKNASASGKPPQKGKKEGIMDETIGCKIGDRKGKEKVEMNGKFGDIGSSKWIGIKEVAASASQAVTSLLKGFNEDEHVLLYTSATVLVLGLGVYASYKKLHSLATT; this comes from the exons ATGGAAATGCAATCAAACATAACATTGAGAATTTGCCAGCCAAAATTAGAAACAAAGGAGACCCCAGAATCACACTCCCTGCTTGTTCACCTTCCTG GTTATGCAGAAGATGATATAGGTGCTCAATTTGAGTATGATTATAGAAGAGTTAGAGTTTTTGGTGGACGATCACTTGGAGATAACAGATCAATCCGCTTCAACATTGTATATGCAGTTCCTATGAATTGTGATGTGAACAAGCTGAAAGGTGTGTTCCAAGGAGAAATTTACAGTATCATAATGCCAAAGGTAACCATATCAAGTGAGAATGGTGAAATGGAAACTTGTGAGGAACCAAAATCAATAATTGAGAGTCAAATGCAAGCTAATGAGGCTTTAACCTCACCAAAAGCTACAAGTGATTTTGTGCCTCAAAAGGGTGAAGAAGGAATTTCACAAAATGCCAAGAATCAAAGAGAAGTAAATTTTGAAAGTAGTGAAAGGAAAAGGGTTAATGGGAAAGAAAGGAAGAATGCTTCTGCATCAGGAAAACCACCCCAGAAAGGAAAAAAGGAAGGTATCATGGATGAGACTATTGGATGTAAAATTGGTGACAGAAAGGGCAAAGAAAAAGTGGAAATGAATGGTAAATTTGGTGATATTGGATCATCAAAATGGATTGGGATAAAGGAGGTGGCTGCTTCTGCTTCACAAGCTGTGACAAGTTTGCTGAAAGGGTTCAATGAAGATGAGCATGTGCTACTGTATACTAGTGCAACGGTTCTGGTGTTGGGACTAGGTGTTTATGCTTCTTACAAAAAGCTTCATTCTCTAGCTACAACATAA